From a single Herbiconiux sp. SALV-R1 genomic region:
- a CDS encoding ASCH domain-containing protein — protein sequence MFPRYEGLRAIEFGTPGEFREELNALIVAGTKTATIGHPHDYISEGEEPETVGERVAVLDSDGRLVTHIVITDIALVPFTEIDDDFARACGEGHRDADHLRAGYTRYWADAGLTVEPDELVYAIRFALSDG from the coding sequence GTGTTCCCACGGTATGAAGGCTTGCGCGCGATCGAGTTCGGCACGCCCGGTGAGTTTCGGGAGGAGCTGAACGCCCTGATCGTCGCGGGAACGAAGACCGCGACGATCGGGCATCCGCACGACTACATCAGCGAAGGCGAAGAACCGGAGACCGTCGGCGAGCGGGTCGCCGTGCTCGACTCCGACGGTCGACTGGTCACGCACATCGTGATCACCGACATCGCCCTCGTTCCGTTCACCGAGATCGACGACGATTTCGCGCGCGCGTGTGGAGAGGGCCATCGGGATGCCGACCATCTCCGGGCGGGCTACACCCGGTACTGGGCCGACGCCGGGCTGACCGTCGAACCGGACGAGCTGGTCTACGCGATACGGTTCGCGCTCAGTGACGGGTGA
- the glgX gene encoding glycogen debranching protein GlgX, producing the protein MTLSLPYPLGFSTIDGRHNFALYSETANAVFVCLFGDDGSETRVQLTERTGHVFHGFVDGAEPGSRYGIRVDGPWNPGEGLRHNVQKLLLDPHATAVEGEWQWEADNQAFFAHDLNDPQTLNDTDSAPFSPRCVIVDDDFDWGDDRSPRRLLSETVVYETHVKGFTQLHPEVPQEIRGTYAGLAHPAAIKHFTDLGVTAVELLPVHQFVQDSHLAEKGLRNYWGYNSIGFFAPHNEYASEAAGQGGGQVREFKQMVKALHEAGLEVILDVVYNHTAEGNDLGPSLSFKGIDNAAYYRLVEGDEEHYFDTTGTGNSLNVGHPAALGLIMDSLRYWVTEMHVDGFRFDLATTLTRQGGDAELHSAFLTLIQQDPVLAPVKMIAEPWDTAGYQVGGFPADWSEWNGKFRDDVRDFWNGTDAVLGTLAQRVLGSPDVYEADRRSPLSSVNFITAHDGFTLHDLTAYNEKHNASNGEDGNDGESNNKSSNGGAEGPTDDPAVNERRDRKRRNLLATLLLSAGVPMLLGGDELGRTQGGNNNAYCHDDETSWFDWSAVDEQLLAFTRDLIALRRDNVALHPAWFRQAPGADGAQDTVRLLRSDGEEFADDDWDNPDARSIVFVFEHPSADSFALLLNAAENGVEFVVPAAPGGEWELALSSDPGQEVSAPVSTLIVRDGSFTLLRSRASAR; encoded by the coding sequence ATGACCCTCTCCCTCCCGTATCCCCTCGGCTTCTCGACCATCGACGGCCGACACAACTTCGCCCTCTACTCCGAGACCGCAAACGCGGTGTTCGTCTGCCTGTTCGGCGATGACGGGTCGGAGACCCGCGTGCAGCTCACCGAGCGCACGGGACACGTCTTCCACGGCTTCGTTGACGGGGCAGAACCGGGCAGCCGTTACGGCATCCGTGTCGACGGCCCATGGAACCCGGGGGAGGGGCTCCGGCACAACGTGCAGAAGCTGCTGCTCGACCCGCACGCCACCGCCGTCGAGGGCGAGTGGCAGTGGGAGGCCGACAACCAGGCGTTCTTCGCCCACGACCTGAACGACCCGCAGACCCTGAACGACACCGATTCGGCACCGTTCAGCCCCCGGTGTGTCATCGTCGACGACGACTTCGACTGGGGTGACGACCGTTCGCCTCGCCGGCTCCTCAGCGAGACCGTCGTGTACGAGACGCACGTCAAGGGGTTCACGCAGCTGCACCCGGAGGTGCCGCAAGAGATCCGCGGCACCTATGCCGGTCTCGCGCATCCGGCTGCCATCAAGCACTTCACCGACCTCGGGGTGACCGCTGTGGAGCTGCTGCCGGTGCACCAGTTCGTGCAAGACAGCCACCTGGCCGAGAAGGGCCTGCGCAACTACTGGGGCTACAACTCCATCGGCTTCTTCGCGCCGCACAACGAGTACGCGAGCGAAGCGGCCGGTCAGGGCGGTGGTCAGGTGCGCGAGTTCAAGCAGATGGTGAAGGCGCTGCACGAGGCCGGACTCGAGGTCATCCTCGACGTCGTCTACAACCACACCGCCGAGGGCAACGACCTCGGGCCGAGCTTGAGTTTCAAGGGCATCGACAATGCCGCCTACTACCGGCTGGTGGAGGGCGACGAGGAGCACTACTTCGACACCACGGGCACGGGCAACAGCCTCAATGTCGGGCATCCGGCCGCCCTCGGCCTCATCATGGACAGCCTGCGCTACTGGGTCACCGAGATGCATGTCGACGGATTCCGCTTCGACCTCGCCACCACCCTCACCCGGCAGGGCGGCGACGCCGAGCTGCACAGCGCCTTCCTCACGCTCATTCAGCAAGACCCGGTGCTGGCCCCGGTGAAGATGATCGCCGAACCATGGGACACCGCGGGGTATCAGGTGGGCGGCTTCCCTGCCGACTGGTCGGAGTGGAACGGCAAGTTCCGTGACGACGTGCGCGACTTCTGGAACGGCACGGATGCGGTGCTCGGCACCCTGGCCCAGCGCGTGCTCGGCTCACCCGACGTCTACGAGGCCGACCGGCGCTCACCCCTGTCGAGCGTGAACTTCATCACCGCCCACGACGGATTCACTCTGCACGACCTCACTGCGTACAACGAGAAGCACAACGCCTCGAACGGTGAGGACGGCAACGACGGCGAGAGCAACAACAAGTCGTCGAACGGCGGAGCGGAGGGCCCGACCGACGACCCGGCCGTGAACGAGCGGCGCGACCGCAAACGCCGCAACCTGCTCGCCACGCTGCTGCTCTCCGCCGGTGTGCCGATGCTGCTCGGCGGCGACGAGCTCGGCCGTACCCAGGGCGGCAACAACAACGCCTACTGCCACGACGACGAGACGTCGTGGTTCGACTGGTCGGCGGTCGACGAGCAGCTGCTCGCCTTCACCCGCGACCTCATCGCGCTGCGCCGCGACAACGTCGCCCTGCACCCCGCCTGGTTCCGGCAGGCGCCGGGCGCCGACGGCGCGCAGGACACCGTGCGACTCCTCCGTTCCGACGGCGAGGAGTTCGCCGACGACGACTGGGACAACCCCGACGCCCGGTCGATCGTGTTCGTGTTCGAGCATCCGTCTGCTGACTCGTTCGCGCTGCTCCTCAACGCGGCCGAGAACGGCGTGGAGTTCGTCGTTCCCGCCGCGCCGGGCGGTGAGTGGGAGCTCGCGCTGTCGAGCGACCCCGGCCAGGAGGTGAGCGCGCCCGTCAGCACCCTCATCGTCCGCGACGGGTCGTTCACCCTGCTGCGCTCCCGCGCGAGCGCTCGGTGA
- a CDS encoding 3-keto-5-aminohexanoate cleavage protein has product MPHLQAALSGDSTHPAAPRTAEEIAADAASAVAARATLLHLHAFDDDGRESLAAGPVGRMLRAVRAACPGVPLNVTTFAAIVPDARPSTCSE; this is encoded by the coding sequence ATGCCCCACCTGCAGGCCGCTCTCAGCGGCGACAGCACCCACCCGGCCGCGCCTCGCACCGCGGAGGAGATCGCGGCCGACGCCGCCTCGGCGGTGGCCGCGAGAGCGACCCTCCTGCACCTGCACGCGTTCGACGACGACGGTCGTGAGTCCCTCGCTGCGGGGCCGGTCGGACGCATGTTGCGCGCGGTGCGGGCCGCCTGCCCCGGGGTGCCGCTGAACGTCACCACCTTCGCCGCCATCGTGCCCGACGCGCGGCCGTCGACCTGCAGCGAGTAG
- a CDS encoding acyltransferase — MPERTLLAPDPTATAAAAGSSLLPSLTGLRWVTAMLIFGDHVMAVQYFAGHSAELWAGVFAPGNAGVTMFFVLSGFVLAWSHRPGQRPGDFWMRRVARVYPTHLVGVALAVVVGATLVPVIAATAVAPFVADVVLVSAWNPAWWQAGNPVSWSLVCEAFFYLCFPLIIRVVARFSTTALVVTVGLCSALTAVAPWIAGTAPDLLDSYSTPLLRLPEFVVGICAALLVRGGTWRPPRPLTAVGFAVAGYLASAAPALPSTQVSPGAAFAVLAFTLLIASLADADRRGLQTGLTTPLWQALGRASFAFYVVHLLVIGSLAAPWPDGHPLLPWPQGAALAALALAVSIALAMLIHRGVELPMQRALLHSYNARARRRARGAGASAGERVAG, encoded by the coding sequence ATGCCCGAACGCACTCTCCTCGCCCCCGACCCGACCGCCACCGCCGCGGCTGCCGGGAGTTCGCTGCTGCCGTCGTTGACGGGGCTGCGGTGGGTGACGGCGATGCTCATCTTCGGCGATCACGTCATGGCCGTGCAGTACTTCGCGGGGCATTCGGCCGAGCTCTGGGCCGGGGTCTTCGCGCCGGGCAACGCTGGCGTGACCATGTTCTTCGTGCTGTCGGGCTTCGTGCTGGCGTGGTCGCACAGGCCGGGCCAACGGCCCGGTGACTTCTGGATGCGCCGGGTCGCGCGCGTCTACCCGACCCACCTCGTGGGGGTGGCACTGGCCGTCGTGGTCGGCGCGACCCTCGTGCCCGTCATCGCCGCCACCGCCGTCGCGCCGTTCGTCGCCGACGTGGTCCTGGTCAGCGCGTGGAATCCCGCCTGGTGGCAGGCGGGCAACCCGGTCAGCTGGTCGCTCGTCTGCGAAGCGTTCTTCTACCTCTGCTTCCCGCTGATCATCCGGGTCGTCGCCCGCTTCAGCACGACAGCGCTGGTCGTCACGGTGGGCCTGTGCTCCGCTCTGACGGCCGTCGCGCCGTGGATCGCCGGCACCGCGCCCGACCTGCTGGACTCGTACTCCACGCCCTTGCTGCGGCTTCCCGAGTTCGTCGTCGGCATCTGCGCCGCACTGCTCGTGCGCGGCGGTACCTGGCGCCCGCCCCGCCCCCTGACGGCCGTGGGATTCGCCGTCGCCGGCTATCTCGCATCTGCTGCTCCCGCCCTCCCGTCGACGCAGGTGTCCCCCGGCGCCGCGTTCGCGGTGCTCGCGTTCACCCTCCTCATCGCGTCGCTGGCCGACGCCGACCGGCGCGGACTGCAGACCGGTCTCACCACACCCCTCTGGCAGGCGCTCGGGCGCGCATCCTTCGCCTTCTACGTCGTCCATCTGCTCGTCATCGGGTCGCTGGCTGCGCCCTGGCCCGACGGGCATCCACTGCTCCCCTGGCCGCAGGGCGCCGCCCTCGCCGCGCTCGCCCTCGCGGTGTCCATCGCCCTCGCGATGCTCATCCACCGCGGCGTCGAGCTGCCGATGCAGCGCGCCCTCCTGCACAGCTACAACGCACGCGCACGCCGCCGGGCACGCGGCGCGGGAGCGTCAGCGGGCGAGCGTGTGGCGGGGTGA
- a CDS encoding helix-turn-helix transcriptional regulator, whose product MSDEVLQRFSLGGSDVDAAKQLYESGYHGADFRIEKTGKEFSYRHAIAGTTEMSFRSSAMGGHVRGRLEASPDYFVTWLHSGGATVATHGQEATWGSGTPWLFPSGAPFEFETVDFRQSILAFDGAYLEGIAAEVEGPMKGPVRFHFATTPSADDLLAWRRVVDEGAALVLGGSPTALQMAEISRRTVLAMLAAFPHDRDRLPPEVLAPRSARLRAAMEFLQAHADRPVTPADAAEAAGLSPRGLQQAFQRHLAVTPTTYLRQVRLERAHDDLLASSPDQVTVGAIAAGWGFTHLGRFSVAYRQRFGESPRHTLAR is encoded by the coding sequence ATGAGTGACGAGGTGCTGCAGAGGTTCAGCCTCGGCGGCAGCGACGTGGATGCGGCCAAGCAGCTCTACGAGAGCGGGTACCACGGCGCCGACTTCCGCATCGAGAAGACCGGCAAGGAGTTCTCCTACCGTCACGCCATCGCGGGCACGACGGAGATGTCGTTCCGGTCGTCGGCGATGGGTGGCCACGTGCGCGGCCGGCTCGAGGCGAGCCCCGACTACTTCGTGACCTGGCTGCACTCCGGCGGCGCCACCGTCGCGACCCACGGCCAGGAGGCCACCTGGGGCAGCGGCACCCCGTGGCTGTTCCCGTCGGGCGCGCCGTTCGAGTTCGAGACCGTCGACTTCCGGCAGAGCATCCTGGCCTTCGACGGCGCCTACCTCGAGGGCATCGCCGCCGAGGTCGAGGGCCCGATGAAGGGGCCCGTGCGCTTCCACTTCGCGACCACGCCCTCGGCCGACGACCTGCTCGCCTGGCGTCGCGTCGTCGACGAGGGTGCGGCTCTCGTGCTCGGCGGCTCCCCGACCGCGCTCCAGATGGCCGAGATCTCGCGCCGCACCGTGCTCGCGATGCTCGCCGCGTTCCCTCACGATCGGGATCGGCTCCCTCCCGAGGTGCTGGCCCCGCGGAGCGCGAGGCTCCGCGCGGCGATGGAGTTCCTGCAGGCCCACGCCGACCGCCCCGTGACACCGGCCGACGCCGCCGAGGCCGCCGGGCTGTCACCCCGCGGACTCCAGCAGGCCTTCCAGCGCCATCTCGCGGTCACCCCCACCACGTACCTACGGCAGGTGCGGCTCGAGCGGGCTCACGACGACCTCCTGGCCAGTTCACCCGACCAGGTGACCGTGGGGGCGATCGCCGCGGGCTGGGGGTTCACCCACCTCGGGCGCTTCTCGGTCGCCTACCGACAGCGCTTCGGCGAGTCACCCCGCCACACGCTCGCCCGCTGA
- a CDS encoding rhodanese-like domain-containing protein: MEQITVEQLAALEDAHVIDVREPDEFAGGHVPGATNIPLSQLAERFGEIPADVPVHVICQSGGRSARATEALAAAGIDAIDVAGGTSAWRSAGHPVDAA, translated from the coding sequence ATGGAGCAGATCACCGTGGAGCAACTGGCCGCCCTTGAGGATGCGCACGTCATCGACGTGCGGGAACCCGATGAGTTCGCGGGAGGGCACGTTCCCGGGGCCACGAACATCCCGTTGTCGCAGCTCGCGGAGCGGTTCGGCGAGATTCCCGCCGACGTGCCCGTGCACGTGATCTGCCAGTCGGGTGGGCGCAGCGCACGCGCGACCGAGGCGCTCGCCGCCGCGGGCATCGACGCCATCGACGTCGCGGGCGGAACCTCGGCGTGGCGGTCTGCCGGGCATCCGGTCGACGCGGCGTAG
- a CDS encoding amidase, translating into MSSADSSRTVDVVELGIAEMLRALEAGEVTSVELVTAYLNRIAYYDRTGLCLHAIAVLDPSCLEQAAASDARRRAGRAGPLEGVPFTVKDSYKVKGLTVASGSPALAELVATEDAATVAQLRAAGAVLLGKTNMPPMAAGGMQPGVYDYARSPYHPQFLTAAYGSGSSNGSGTATAASLCAFGMAEETVSSGRAPASNNSLVAYTPSRGVLSIRGNWPLRPSCDVVVPHTRTVDDLLHVLDVLAVDDPDRSGDFWRQQTAVALPSPESVLPHPLARPRPDRLDGLRIGVPRLYIGEDDVPLVPPAIRPSVRALWDRAADDLRALGAEMVEVDFPVVSNYEEDRPGAQGLAERGLVPPTWRALEGGPVTAMALDGFLRDNADPRLDSWADVDGDTVFPVEDAPVPVWITRARGGFDWQRLAELVKQGLPGSYDEVPGLDHLLRGLEEARRIDFEEWMREQGLDLVVFPAAGDVGRVDLFERPESLEDASRNGVVYSNGNRVIRHLGIPTVTVPMGFMGDIQMPVGLTFAGPAYSDDTLLDHASAYERATKRRQPAFLTPTLPSNQIEVAGERAADGIDAGVTDATPDSVFVVAEGRSWNVEVRLAAEAPAAAQVWADGHILRPAGDEPGVYRGRVSLARKRLFPEMMVTVRTGPTTASLTLAPLPLPSHG; encoded by the coding sequence ATGAGCAGCGCTGACTCCTCCCGCACCGTCGACGTCGTCGAGCTGGGCATCGCCGAGATGCTCCGTGCTCTCGAAGCGGGGGAGGTGACGAGTGTGGAGCTCGTCACCGCCTACCTCAACCGCATCGCCTACTACGACCGCACGGGCCTGTGCCTGCACGCGATCGCGGTGCTCGACCCGAGCTGCCTCGAGCAGGCGGCGGCATCGGATGCGCGGCGCAGGGCGGGCCGGGCCGGCCCGCTCGAAGGAGTTCCGTTCACGGTCAAAGACAGCTACAAGGTGAAGGGCCTCACCGTGGCGTCGGGAAGCCCCGCCCTGGCGGAGCTGGTGGCGACGGAGGATGCGGCGACGGTCGCGCAATTGCGTGCGGCGGGCGCCGTGCTGCTGGGCAAGACGAACATGCCACCGATGGCTGCGGGAGGCATGCAGCCCGGGGTCTACGACTACGCCAGGAGCCCGTACCACCCGCAGTTCCTGACGGCGGCGTACGGGTCGGGGTCGTCGAACGGTTCCGGCACGGCGACCGCCGCGAGCCTGTGCGCCTTCGGGATGGCGGAGGAGACGGTGTCGTCGGGGCGGGCCCCCGCCTCGAACAACAGTCTCGTGGCGTACACGCCGTCGCGCGGGGTGCTGTCGATCCGCGGCAACTGGCCGCTGCGGCCGAGTTGCGACGTGGTGGTGCCGCACACCAGAACCGTCGACGACCTGCTGCACGTGCTCGACGTGCTCGCGGTCGACGACCCCGATCGCTCGGGCGACTTCTGGCGGCAGCAGACGGCCGTGGCGCTCCCTTCTCCCGAATCGGTGCTGCCGCATCCGCTCGCCCGCCCCCGCCCCGATCGGCTCGACGGGCTGCGCATCGGCGTGCCCCGCCTCTACATCGGGGAAGACGACGTGCCGCTCGTGCCGCCCGCCATCCGCCCCTCGGTGCGGGCGCTGTGGGATCGCGCCGCCGACGACCTGCGGGCGCTCGGCGCCGAGATGGTCGAGGTCGACTTCCCGGTCGTGTCGAACTACGAGGAGGACAGGCCCGGTGCCCAGGGTCTCGCCGAGCGCGGGCTCGTGCCGCCGACCTGGCGGGCGCTCGAGGGCGGGCCGGTGACGGCGATGGCCCTCGACGGGTTCCTGCGCGACAACGCCGACCCGCGGCTCGACTCGTGGGCTGATGTCGACGGCGACACCGTGTTCCCGGTCGAGGATGCGCCGGTGCCGGTGTGGATCACGCGGGCACGCGGCGGCTTCGACTGGCAGCGGCTCGCCGAGCTCGTGAAGCAGGGGCTGCCCGGCAGTTACGACGAGGTGCCGGGCCTCGACCATCTGTTGCGCGGCCTGGAGGAGGCGCGCCGCATCGACTTCGAGGAGTGGATGCGGGAGCAGGGCCTCGATCTCGTCGTCTTCCCAGCAGCCGGCGACGTCGGGCGGGTCGACCTGTTCGAACGGCCCGAGAGCCTGGAGGACGCCTCGCGCAACGGGGTCGTCTACTCGAACGGCAACCGGGTGATCAGGCACCTCGGCATCCCGACCGTCACCGTGCCGATGGGGTTCATGGGCGACATCCAGATGCCCGTCGGGCTCACCTTCGCGGGGCCCGCCTACAGCGACGACACGCTCCTCGACCACGCTTCGGCCTACGAGCGGGCGACGAAGCGGCGGCAGCCGGCGTTCCTCACGCCGACACTGCCCTCGAACCAGATCGAGGTCGCGGGCGAGCGGGCCGCCGACGGCATCGATGCGGGGGTGACGGATGCGACCCCCGATTCGGTCTTCGTCGTCGCCGAGGGGCGCTCCTGGAACGTCGAGGTGCGGCTCGCCGCCGAGGCCCCCGCCGCCGCGCAGGTCTGGGCCGACGGCCACATCCTCCGCCCCGCCGGGGATGAGCCCGGCGTCTACCGCGGCCGCGTCTCCCTCGCCCGCAAGCGCCTGTTCCCCGAAATGATGGTGACCGTGCGCACCGGCCCCACCACCGCATCCCTCACCCTCGCCCCTCTCCCCCTCCCGTCGCACGGGTGA
- a CDS encoding stalk domain-containing protein produces MPDLGHHIHQGLFNAQYRSMVKFAIMYENISSGATNSSDWRTVMVPYWIENYFRDPGYLVIDNKPVFSIYSIPKLITTFGSAAAAQAEVAFLRSAVVDAGFDGLIIIAPQVDANAPSIGVDAQYKYSVGPIASFTDAYRQNLLTWRGNAVVDVVPTISMGQDQQPWNLTPGAWASVSDFEANATWVRDDFMPALPSTSLGREMVLVDNWNEFGEGHFVFPSALAGFGYVNAIANVFGAAAPGTNVTPTTTQVERAGLLYPPGRTQPLRELPNPAKPDDYWTRWTFTTDGDVEGWTNSENNMVTNIQVQGGFLTATSTGTDPGLVSPDHLGIDANRAPWVRVRMKSDTPPEYFYFITEADSTWSQDKGAQVIVDSFNDEFGVGYIAAWGNPKWVGTIRQIRLDMMSTPGDFTIDEIGVVKVPLGTPALLVGGTFSRIAVPVIAPNGTPMVPAAWVVEATGGRPEWRPDVQWFVAVHSGKTLIAQVGSSTAHAGATVIHLDAPCQWVGGRFYIAATYFNQALGYTVNWDATAQLVTITP; encoded by the coding sequence GTGCCCGACCTCGGCCACCACATCCATCAGGGGCTGTTCAACGCGCAGTACCGGTCGATGGTGAAGTTCGCCATCATGTACGAGAACATCAGCAGCGGCGCCACCAACAGCAGCGATTGGCGCACGGTGATGGTGCCGTACTGGATCGAGAACTACTTCCGCGACCCCGGCTATCTCGTCATCGACAACAAGCCGGTGTTCTCGATCTACTCCATCCCGAAGCTCATCACGACCTTCGGCAGTGCGGCGGCCGCGCAGGCGGAGGTCGCGTTCCTCCGGTCGGCGGTCGTGGACGCCGGGTTCGACGGCCTGATCATCATCGCCCCCCAGGTCGACGCGAACGCACCGAGCATCGGTGTCGACGCGCAGTACAAGTACAGCGTCGGGCCCATCGCCTCGTTCACCGACGCCTACCGGCAGAACCTGCTCACCTGGCGCGGCAACGCCGTGGTCGACGTCGTGCCCACCATCTCGATGGGGCAGGACCAGCAGCCGTGGAACCTCACTCCCGGAGCCTGGGCGAGCGTCTCCGACTTCGAGGCCAACGCCACCTGGGTGCGCGACGACTTCATGCCGGCGCTGCCGAGCACGAGCCTCGGCCGCGAGATGGTGCTCGTCGACAACTGGAACGAGTTCGGCGAGGGCCACTTCGTGTTCCCGAGCGCCCTCGCCGGCTTCGGGTATGTGAATGCGATCGCGAACGTCTTCGGAGCGGCCGCGCCCGGCACCAACGTCACGCCGACGACCACGCAGGTGGAACGGGCGGGACTGCTCTACCCGCCCGGTCGCACCCAGCCGCTCCGGGAGCTGCCGAACCCGGCGAAGCCCGACGACTACTGGACGCGGTGGACCTTCACCACCGACGGCGACGTGGAGGGGTGGACCAACAGCGAGAACAACATGGTGACGAACATCCAGGTGCAGGGAGGCTTCCTCACCGCCACCTCGACCGGCACCGACCCCGGACTGGTGTCGCCCGACCATCTCGGCATCGACGCCAACCGGGCGCCCTGGGTCAGGGTGCGGATGAAGAGCGACACGCCCCCGGAGTACTTCTACTTCATCACCGAGGCCGACTCCACCTGGAGCCAGGACAAGGGTGCGCAGGTGATCGTCGACTCCTTCAACGACGAGTTCGGGGTGGGCTACATCGCGGCGTGGGGGAACCCGAAGTGGGTCGGCACCATCCGGCAGATCCGTCTCGACATGATGTCGACCCCCGGCGACTTCACGATCGACGAGATCGGCGTGGTGAAGGTGCCGCTCGGCACCCCGGCGCTCCTGGTCGGCGGCACGTTCTCGCGTATCGCGGTGCCGGTCATCGCCCCCAACGGCACGCCGATGGTGCCGGCTGCGTGGGTGGTGGAGGCCACCGGCGGGCGGCCCGAGTGGCGGCCCGACGTGCAGTGGTTCGTCGCGGTGCACTCGGGCAAGACCCTCATCGCGCAGGTCGGCAGCAGCACCGCCCATGCCGGAGCGACCGTCATCCACCTTGATGCACCCTGCCAGTGGGTGGGCGGCCGCTTCTACATCGCCGCGACGTATTTCAACCAGGCACTCGGGTACACCGTGAACTGGGACGCGACGGCGCAGCTGGTGACCATCACGCCGTGA
- a CDS encoding IclR family transcriptional regulator — translation MATDDKSTSVKSAERALGLIEFVSEHESVSFGEILAELSIPRSSAHGLLQTLTASGWVAHDPRTRQYSLGLRAWQIGQNFRGHTDLLGIVRPFMDKLAASVGETVQLAQLDGVNNVYIAISQAARTMRLASSVGTQLPAHATGIGKTLLGLLPPAEAERRLRAAAPLEHLTDRTVSDVDELLAVLDRVREEGFALDDEEYMSGCRCVAVPLPFLSDAHTQTAMSLTMPTSRTGDHWPLDILGQLRDTVSELEATIRP, via the coding sequence ATGGCGACTGACGACAAGAGCACCAGCGTCAAGTCCGCCGAGCGGGCCCTCGGCCTCATCGAGTTCGTGAGCGAGCACGAGAGTGTGAGCTTCGGCGAGATCCTCGCCGAGCTCTCCATCCCGAGGTCCAGCGCGCACGGGCTCTTGCAGACCCTCACGGCCTCGGGCTGGGTGGCCCACGACCCGCGCACCCGCCAGTACTCGCTGGGGCTCCGCGCCTGGCAGATCGGCCAGAACTTCCGCGGTCACACCGACCTGCTCGGCATCGTGCGCCCGTTCATGGACAAGCTCGCCGCCTCGGTGGGGGAGACGGTTCAGTTGGCGCAGCTCGACGGCGTCAACAACGTCTACATCGCCATCAGTCAGGCTGCCCGCACGATGCGGCTCGCCTCCTCCGTGGGCACGCAGCTGCCGGCGCACGCCACGGGTATCGGCAAGACGCTGCTCGGGCTGCTTCCGCCGGCCGAGGCCGAGCGTCGCCTGCGCGCCGCCGCGCCTCTCGAGCACTTGACCGACCGCACCGTCTCCGACGTCGACGAGCTCCTCGCGGTGCTCGACCGCGTGCGCGAGGAGGGCTTCGCGCTCGACGACGAGGAGTACATGAGCGGCTGCCGGTGCGTCGCCGTGCCGCTTCCGTTCTTGTCCGACGCGCACACGCAGACGGCGATGTCGCTCACCATGCCCACGTCGCGCACCGGCGACCACTGGCCGCTCGACATCCTCGGCCAGCTCCGCGACACGGTCTCCGAGCTCGAGGCGACCATCCGCCCGTAG
- a CDS encoding carbohydrate ABC transporter permease — protein MAIQTPDRVVPDTAAMLADTSAPRQPRRRRSISWGAYLGLAPLAIMLGVFCYYPAASGIFHSFFTWNPGGESTFTGFENYATMMSDQLWWESFKNLGIIFVFGVVSWVIPLAAAELLISLRSERAQFVYRTLLIVPMAFPGVVTALIWSFLYQPNDGVINTFLSSIGLESLTQNWLGDPHLALLSLLFIGFPFIAGLPFLMFYSTLQNIPKEIFEACSLDGVNRLQRLFLIDLPLMGRQVQLLLVLVVIETLQYGFVAYILTSGGPDNATTVPVLHMLSEAFNGGNWGYAAALSTTLFVLTIVFSTIVALAKRRDSTTNVKGM, from the coding sequence ATGGCGATACAGACACCCGACCGGGTGGTGCCTGACACGGCGGCGATGCTCGCCGACACGAGCGCACCGAGACAGCCTCGTCGCCGGCGTTCGATCAGCTGGGGCGCCTACCTCGGTCTCGCCCCGCTGGCGATCATGCTCGGGGTGTTCTGCTACTACCCCGCCGCGAGCGGCATCTTCCACTCCTTCTTCACGTGGAACCCGGGCGGGGAGTCGACCTTCACGGGGTTCGAGAACTACGCCACGATGATGAGCGACCAGCTCTGGTGGGAGTCGTTCAAGAACCTCGGCATCATCTTCGTCTTCGGTGTCGTCTCGTGGGTGATCCCCCTCGCGGCGGCGGAGCTGCTCATCTCGCTCCGCAGCGAACGCGCGCAGTTCGTCTACCGCACCCTCCTCATCGTGCCGATGGCCTTCCCCGGTGTCGTCACCGCGCTCATCTGGTCGTTCCTCTACCAGCCCAACGACGGCGTCATCAACACCTTCCTCTCCTCGATCGGGCTCGAGTCGCTCACGCAGAACTGGCTGGGTGACCCGCACCTCGCGCTGCTGTCGCTGCTGTTCATCGGGTTCCCCTTCATCGCGGGCCTGCCGTTCCTCATGTTCTACTCGACCCTGCAGAACATCCCGAAGGAGATCTTCGAAGCCTGCTCGCTCGACGGCGTGAACCGCCTGCAGCGGCTCTTCCTCATCGACCTGCCGCTGATGGGCCGCCAGGTGCAACTGCTGCTCGTGCTCGTGGTCATCGAGACCCTGCAGTACGGGTTCGTCGCGTACATCCTCACCAGCGGCGGCCCCGACAACGCCACCACGGTGCCCGTGCTGCACATGCTCAGCGAGGCCTTCAACGGCGGCAACTGGGGCTACGCCGCAGCGCTGTCGACGACGCTCTTCGTGCTCACGATCGTCTTCAGCACGATCGTCGCCCTCGCGAAGCGCCGCGACTCCACGACCAATGTGAAAGGGATGTGA